A single window of Promicromonospora sukumoe DNA harbors:
- a CDS encoding lysophospholipid acyltransferase family protein, with amino-acid sequence MTYRFLKLILSILVLVLLRPRVTGLQNIPKRGAVILASNHLSFIDSLLIPIMAPRHVAFLAKAEYWTGKGIKGRMSRWFFTKMGDIPVQRDDPRAGQRSLEDALAVLQRGGAFGIYPEGTRSRDGKLHKGHTGVAWLALTGKAPVVPVALLGTDKVKPIGKMPRFARVELHFGTPIDPSRQIAAGTKPAQARRELTEQVMQSIQAMSGQERAE; translated from the coding sequence GTGACGTACCGGTTCCTCAAGCTCATCCTCTCGATCCTCGTGCTCGTGCTCCTGCGCCCGCGCGTGACTGGGCTGCAGAACATCCCGAAGCGTGGCGCCGTGATCCTCGCGAGCAACCACCTGTCGTTCATCGACTCGCTGCTCATCCCGATCATGGCCCCGCGGCACGTCGCGTTCCTGGCCAAGGCCGAGTACTGGACCGGCAAGGGCATCAAGGGCCGAATGTCGCGCTGGTTCTTCACCAAGATGGGCGACATCCCCGTGCAGCGGGACGACCCGCGCGCCGGGCAGCGGTCCCTGGAGGACGCGCTGGCCGTGCTGCAGCGCGGCGGCGCCTTCGGCATCTACCCCGAGGGCACCCGCTCGCGGGACGGCAAGCTGCACAAGGGGCACACCGGCGTCGCCTGGCTCGCCCTGACCGGCAAGGCCCCCGTGGTCCCGGTCGCGTTGCTCGGCACGGACAAGGTGAAGCCGATCGGCAAGATGCCGCGGTTCGCCCGGGTCGAGCTGCACTTCGGGACGCCGATCGACCCCTCCCGGCAGATCGCGGCCGGCACCAAGCCCGCACAGGCGCGGCGCGAGCTGACCGAGCAGGTCATGCAGTCCATCCAGGCGATGAGCGGCCAGGAGCGTGCCGAGTGA
- a CDS encoding glycoside hydrolase family 2 protein has protein sequence MTFLDRFSPDGAPTATPVPRPEYPRPQLVRDRWLNLNGTWQFEIDAGDSGLERGLVERPLQAEITVPFAPESELSGIENTDFLEAVWYRREITVPADWSAVGDDPHVLLHFGAVDHDATVWVDGTEVVRHRGGFTPFTADLHGIAAPGDTVTVVVRARDTRHGPQARGKQSNRYANFECNYTRTTGIWQTVWLEPVPAVHVRRPRITPDLSSSAFDVVVPLSANRRGHTVSVTVTDADGEVASATARADLDLAPALRVVVPADRVRTWGTEDPHLYGVDIELRDADGAVVDTVRSYAGLRSVSIDGQAIKINGEHVFQRLVLDQGYWPESLMTAPSDAALVRDIELGLEAGFNGARLHQKVFEERYLFHADRLGYLVWGEFGDWGVSGYGTPQDGQRQTTSFVAEWLEALQRDHNHPSIIGWCPLNETHQDLHDRITQLDDVTRAMWLATKVADPSRPVLDASGYSHRVLETDVWDSHLYEQDPAKFTELVGGLAEGKPYGNERDNGTPISQPYNGQPYFVSEYGGIWWNPETAASASGSSPDSWGYGQRVADEEEFHVRFAGLTDPLIDDPLMFGYCYTQLTDVFQEENGIYRFDRSVKLDVDRVRAVQVRPAAFEKGADGNA, from the coding sequence ATGACTTTCCTCGACCGCTTCTCGCCCGACGGGGCGCCGACGGCGACCCCCGTCCCGCGCCCCGAGTACCCCCGGCCCCAGCTGGTCCGGGACCGCTGGCTCAACCTCAACGGAACCTGGCAGTTCGAGATCGACGCGGGCGACTCCGGTCTGGAGCGCGGTCTTGTCGAGCGGCCGCTCCAGGCCGAGATCACCGTGCCGTTCGCCCCGGAGTCGGAGCTGTCCGGCATCGAGAACACGGACTTCCTCGAGGCGGTCTGGTACCGCCGCGAGATCACCGTGCCCGCGGACTGGTCCGCTGTCGGCGACGACCCCCACGTGCTGCTGCACTTCGGGGCCGTCGACCACGACGCGACCGTGTGGGTCGACGGCACCGAGGTCGTGCGGCACCGCGGCGGGTTCACCCCGTTCACGGCCGACCTGCACGGCATCGCCGCCCCCGGCGACACGGTCACCGTCGTCGTCCGGGCGCGGGACACGCGCCACGGGCCGCAGGCCCGCGGCAAGCAGTCCAACCGCTACGCCAACTTCGAGTGCAACTACACGCGCACCACGGGGATCTGGCAGACGGTGTGGCTGGAGCCCGTGCCGGCCGTGCACGTGCGCCGCCCGCGGATCACGCCCGACCTGTCGAGCTCCGCGTTCGACGTCGTCGTGCCGCTGTCCGCTAACCGCCGGGGCCACACGGTCTCCGTCACGGTGACCGACGCCGACGGCGAGGTCGCGAGCGCCACCGCGCGCGCCGACCTCGACCTGGCGCCCGCGCTGCGCGTCGTCGTCCCGGCGGACCGCGTGCGCACCTGGGGCACCGAGGACCCGCACCTGTACGGGGTGGACATCGAGCTGCGCGACGCCGACGGCGCCGTCGTGGACACGGTGCGCTCGTACGCGGGCCTGCGGTCCGTCTCGATCGACGGCCAGGCCATCAAGATCAACGGCGAGCACGTCTTCCAGCGGCTGGTCCTGGACCAGGGCTACTGGCCGGAGTCGCTCATGACGGCGCCGTCCGACGCCGCGCTGGTGCGCGACATCGAGCTGGGCCTGGAGGCCGGGTTCAACGGCGCGCGCCTGCACCAGAAGGTCTTCGAGGAGCGCTACCTGTTCCACGCGGACCGCCTGGGCTACCTGGTGTGGGGCGAGTTCGGCGACTGGGGCGTCAGCGGTTACGGCACCCCGCAGGACGGCCAGCGGCAGACGACGTCGTTCGTCGCCGAGTGGCTGGAGGCGCTGCAGCGCGACCACAACCACCCGTCGATCATCGGCTGGTGCCCGCTCAACGAGACCCACCAGGACCTGCACGACCGCATCACGCAGCTCGACGACGTGACGCGCGCCATGTGGCTCGCCACCAAGGTGGCGGACCCGTCGCGGCCCGTGCTGGACGCGAGCGGCTACTCGCACCGCGTGCTCGAGACGGACGTCTGGGACTCGCACCTGTACGAGCAGGACCCGGCCAAGTTCACCGAGCTCGTGGGCGGCCTCGCCGAGGGCAAGCCGTACGGCAACGAGCGGGACAACGGCACGCCGATCTCGCAGCCGTACAACGGTCAGCCCTACTTCGTCAGCGAGTACGGCGGCATCTGGTGGAACCCGGAGACCGCGGCCAGCGCCTCGGGCAGCTCGCCCGACTCGTGGGGCTACGGCCAGCGCGTCGCGGACGAGGAGGAGTTCCACGTCCGGTTCGCAGGCCTCACGGACCCGCTGATCGACGACCCGCTGATGTTCGGCTACTGCTACACGCAGCTCACGGACGTGTTCCAGGAGGAGAACGGCATCTACCGGTTCGACCGGAGCGTCAAGCTCGACGTCGACCGCGTGCGCGCCGTGCAGGTGCGTCCGGCCGCCTTCGAGAAGGGCGCCGACGGGAACGCCTGA
- a CDS encoding LacI family DNA-binding transcriptional regulator, protein MSENGGRRVGIKEVAAAAGVSWKTVSNVVNDTGRVGDATRARVEAVIAELGYRPNLAGRQLRRGRTNTLALAVPWVHAPYFSVLAHEVIDVGSARGYRVLIEETRSSRDTELEVARGFDVQAIDGIIFSPLELTPAEIDGVRGPVPLVLLGERADPDPARERRTDHVSIDNVAAAAQVTAHLLDTGRSRLAFLGAEPPGAGRTGAQRVQGFLDAHTAAGLEVDERWVLQCPQFSRPAGAATVESVLPRIDQIDGIVCANDELALGALHALRLNGVRVPDDIAVTGWDNTEDGRFSNPTLTTVAPDLRAIAETAVDRIIAQLEKPGVDPVDELVPHRLLVRESSRA, encoded by the coding sequence TTGTCCGAGAACGGTGGCCGACGGGTCGGGATCAAAGAGGTAGCGGCGGCGGCGGGGGTCTCCTGGAAGACGGTCTCCAACGTGGTCAACGACACGGGCCGGGTCGGTGACGCCACGCGGGCCCGGGTGGAGGCGGTGATCGCCGAGCTGGGCTACCGCCCCAACCTCGCGGGCCGCCAGCTCCGGCGGGGCCGCACCAACACCCTCGCCCTCGCCGTGCCGTGGGTGCACGCGCCGTACTTCTCGGTGCTGGCGCACGAGGTGATCGACGTCGGCAGCGCCCGCGGCTACCGCGTGCTCATCGAGGAGACCCGGTCCTCGCGCGACACCGAGCTCGAGGTGGCGCGCGGCTTCGACGTCCAGGCGATCGACGGCATCATCTTCTCGCCGCTGGAGCTGACCCCGGCCGAGATCGACGGGGTCCGCGGGCCCGTGCCCCTCGTGCTGCTCGGCGAGCGGGCCGACCCGGACCCCGCCCGCGAGCGCCGGACGGACCACGTGAGCATCGACAACGTCGCGGCGGCGGCACAGGTCACGGCGCACCTGCTCGACACCGGCCGGAGCCGGCTGGCCTTCCTCGGCGCCGAGCCGCCGGGCGCGGGCCGCACGGGGGCGCAGCGCGTGCAGGGCTTCCTCGACGCCCACACCGCGGCCGGCCTGGAGGTCGACGAGCGCTGGGTGCTCCAGTGCCCGCAGTTCTCGCGCCCGGCCGGCGCGGCCACCGTGGAGTCGGTGCTGCCCCGGATCGACCAGATCGACGGGATCGTGTGCGCCAACGACGAGCTCGCGCTCGGCGCGCTGCACGCGCTGCGCCTGAACGGGGTGCGCGTGCCCGACGACATCGCGGTGACGGGCTGGGACAACACCGAGGACGGGCGGTTCTCGAACCCCACGCTGACGACCGTGGCACCGGACCTGCGGGCCATCGCGGAGACCGCGGTGGACCGGATCATCGCCCAGCTCGAGAAGCCCGGCGTCGACCCGGTGGACGAGCTCGTGCCGCACCGCCTGCTGGTCCGGGAGAGCAGCCGCGCGTGA
- a CDS encoding extracellular solute-binding protein yields the protein MGSSGGLSRRDLLRAALVGAGGVALGGALAGCATPSAAGSGKTSVMVWDLFSGGDGALMQEMAGVVASANPDIAVETTTLAWGPPYYTKLAMASSGGRPPEAAVMHMSRLAGYAPGGLLEPFDLEALAALGIREEHFAPAVWQKAQFDGQLYALPLDTHPYIAFHNPDIVQQAGLAGADGKLDLSAVAGADNFLEAGRAMAEVTGETGVSWGYQRDPAGCWRMFWGLYSQNGGGYELTPGRPAALDEEAATEVFEFLQAMVDGKVAAKNQDGNAASGRFMSNRTGLMFAGEWDLPMFQGANPDVGATQFPAIFDTPANYADSHAFVLPKQGTPNPAKREATYRVLAGLLKEGLTWASAGHIPAYQPIVQEPAYQELTPQRDYAPAAEVAVFDPDAWFTGGGSDFQTRMADAMTDTLAGKAPARTAVTRMLSEMDRFLSQPNPA from the coding sequence GTGGGTAGTTCCGGAGGGCTGAGCAGGCGAGACCTGCTCCGCGCGGCCCTCGTCGGGGCGGGCGGTGTCGCGCTCGGCGGCGCGCTCGCCGGTTGCGCCACCCCGAGCGCGGCAGGCTCGGGCAAGACCTCGGTCATGGTCTGGGACCTCTTCTCGGGCGGTGACGGCGCCCTGATGCAGGAGATGGCGGGAGTCGTCGCGTCGGCGAACCCGGACATCGCCGTCGAGACCACGACCCTCGCGTGGGGGCCGCCGTACTACACGAAGCTCGCGATGGCCTCGTCCGGCGGGCGACCGCCGGAGGCCGCCGTCATGCACATGTCCCGGCTGGCCGGGTACGCGCCGGGCGGGCTCCTGGAGCCGTTCGACCTCGAGGCGCTCGCCGCGCTGGGGATCCGCGAGGAGCACTTCGCGCCCGCCGTGTGGCAGAAGGCGCAGTTCGACGGCCAGCTCTACGCGCTGCCGCTGGACACGCACCCGTACATCGCGTTCCACAACCCCGACATCGTCCAGCAGGCCGGGCTCGCGGGCGCGGACGGGAAGCTGGACCTGTCGGCCGTCGCCGGCGCCGACAACTTCCTGGAAGCCGGCCGCGCGATGGCCGAGGTCACGGGCGAGACGGGCGTCAGCTGGGGCTACCAGCGCGACCCCGCCGGCTGCTGGCGCATGTTCTGGGGCCTCTACTCCCAGAACGGCGGCGGCTACGAGCTCACGCCGGGCCGTCCCGCGGCGCTCGACGAGGAGGCCGCCACCGAGGTCTTTGAGTTCCTCCAGGCCATGGTCGACGGCAAGGTCGCCGCCAAGAACCAGGACGGCAACGCCGCGTCCGGCCGCTTCATGTCGAACCGCACCGGTCTGATGTTCGCGGGCGAGTGGGACCTGCCGATGTTCCAGGGCGCTAACCCCGACGTCGGCGCCACGCAGTTCCCGGCGATCTTCGACACCCCGGCGAACTATGCCGACTCGCACGCGTTCGTGCTGCCCAAGCAGGGCACGCCGAACCCGGCCAAGCGCGAGGCGACGTACCGCGTGCTCGCCGGCCTCCTCAAGGAGGGCCTGACCTGGGCCTCGGCCGGACACATCCCGGCCTACCAGCCCATCGTCCAGGAGCCCGCCTACCAGGAGCTCACCCCGCAGCGCGACTACGCGCCCGCGGCCGAGGTCGCCGTCTTCGACCCCGACGCCTGGTTCACCGGCGGCGGCAGCGACTTCCAGACGCGCATGGCCGACGCCATGACCGACACCCTGGCCGGCAAGGCCCCGGCGCGCACCGCCGTGACCCGCATGCTGAGCGAGATGGACCGGTTCCTCTCCCAGCCCAACCCCGCCTGA
- a CDS encoding carbohydrate ABC transporter permease — protein sequence MTVSNAGVTAPPGRALPDSRKPSGRPAPRTAARGKSLRERDKSGYLFVAPFAVATGLFLLLPTLYGLWMSFTNQSLTGTGSEFIGFANYAEAFSDPQVWQTLWNTVWFTILSTVPLVVVALVMALLVHTGLPGQWVWRMSFFAPYLLTSAVVSSLSSWLFQPDIGLLDTWLAGLGLGPVGWLTDENVAMFSIAAVTVWWTVGFNFLLYLAALQGIPAQQYEAATIDGAGGWRRLFSITLPQLRPITLVILVLQLLASLKVFDQIYLLTAGGPNGSTRPILEYVYDTGFTNYRLGYASAISYVFFALILVFTLVRLLPSKKEA from the coding sequence ATGACTGTCTCGAACGCCGGCGTCACGGCGCCCCCCGGGCGGGCACTGCCCGACTCGCGGAAACCCTCCGGCCGTCCCGCCCCGCGCACCGCGGCGCGGGGCAAGTCCCTGCGTGAGCGGGACAAGTCCGGCTACCTGTTCGTCGCGCCGTTCGCCGTCGCGACCGGCCTGTTCCTGCTGCTGCCCACGCTGTACGGCCTGTGGATGAGCTTCACGAACCAGAGCCTCACGGGCACCGGCTCCGAGTTCATCGGCTTCGCCAACTACGCCGAGGCCTTCAGCGATCCCCAGGTCTGGCAGACCCTGTGGAACACCGTCTGGTTCACGATCCTGAGCACCGTGCCCCTGGTCGTCGTCGCCCTGGTCATGGCGCTGCTCGTGCACACGGGCCTGCCGGGCCAGTGGGTGTGGCGCATGTCGTTCTTCGCGCCCTACCTGCTGACCAGCGCGGTGGTCTCCTCGCTGAGCAGCTGGCTGTTCCAGCCCGACATCGGGCTGCTCGACACCTGGCTCGCGGGTCTCGGTCTCGGGCCCGTCGGCTGGCTCACCGACGAGAACGTCGCGATGTTCTCGATCGCCGCCGTCACCGTGTGGTGGACCGTCGGCTTCAACTTCCTGCTCTACCTGGCGGCGCTGCAGGGCATCCCCGCCCAGCAGTACGAGGCGGCGACGATCGACGGCGCGGGCGGCTGGCGCCGGCTGTTCTCCATCACCCTGCCCCAGCTGCGTCCGATCACCCTGGTCATCCTGGTGCTGCAGCTGCTCGCCTCGCTCAAGGTCTTCGACCAGATCTACCTGCTCACCGCGGGCGGGCCGAACGGCAGCACGCGGCCCATCCTCGAGTACGTCTACGACACCGGCTTCACCAACTACCGGCTGGGCTACGCGTCGGCGATCTCGTACGTGTTCTTCGCGCTGATCCTGGTGTTCACCCTGGTGCGGCTCCTGCCGTCGAAGAAGGAGGCCTGA
- a CDS encoding carbohydrate ABC transporter permease, whose protein sequence is MSVAELVADRRTKALQERAENRALTKLTIGPSPWVRVGALAALVVLAGLWLLPVAWGAVTSFKQEAEAALPASWWPTMGWTADAYRQVLSNSDLLIWMGNSLVVAVLVTVLTVLISAMAAFAFSQTIFKGRGLLQWLTVASIMMPGQILIVPLFRQMQVMGLVDTFAGIVLPQIVAPVMVFILKRFFDAIPQELLDAARIDGAGTFRLFWTIVLPLSRSILVAVAIFVFIGAWNNFLWPFIVTTDPQFMTLPVGLSTVKNAYGVQYAQNMASAMIAALPLLVVFMLFQRRIVQGVATTGMGGQ, encoded by the coding sequence GTGTCCGTCGCCGAACTTGTCGCAGACCGCCGGACCAAGGCGCTGCAGGAGCGTGCCGAGAACCGGGCCCTCACCAAGCTGACGATCGGGCCCTCCCCGTGGGTCCGTGTCGGTGCCCTCGCCGCGCTCGTCGTGCTCGCGGGCCTCTGGCTGCTCCCCGTCGCCTGGGGCGCCGTCACCAGCTTCAAGCAGGAGGCCGAGGCCGCCCTGCCGGCGTCGTGGTGGCCCACCATGGGCTGGACGGCCGACGCCTATCGCCAGGTGCTCAGCAACAGCGACCTGCTGATCTGGATGGGGAACAGCCTCGTCGTCGCGGTGCTCGTGACCGTGCTGACCGTGCTGATCTCCGCCATGGCGGCGTTCGCCTTCTCGCAGACGATCTTCAAGGGCCGCGGCCTGCTCCAGTGGCTGACCGTCGCCTCGATCATGATGCCCGGCCAGATCCTCATCGTGCCGCTGTTCCGGCAGATGCAGGTCATGGGCCTCGTGGACACGTTCGCGGGCATCGTGCTGCCGCAGATCGTGGCCCCCGTGATGGTGTTCATCCTCAAGCGGTTCTTCGACGCCATCCCGCAGGAGCTGCTCGACGCCGCCCGGATCGACGGGGCGGGCACGTTCCGGTTGTTCTGGACCATCGTGCTGCCGCTGTCGCGGTCGATCCTCGTGGCCGTGGCGATCTTCGTGTTCATCGGCGCCTGGAACAACTTCCTGTGGCCGTTCATCGTCACGACCGACCCGCAGTTCATGACGCTGCCCGTCGGCCTGTCCACCGTGAAGAACGCCTACGGCGTGCAGTACGCGCAGAACATGGCCTCCGCGATGATCGCGGCGCTGCCCCTGCTCGTGGTGTTCATGCTGTTCCAGCGCCGCATCGTCCAGGGTGTCGCGACCACCGGCATGGGCGGGCAGTAG
- a CDS encoding App1 family protein: MEDHLYAAAGWALARAGWRPRLEAYAGYGTPDRVRVLARVVLSPQRPGAPNRDALRAGRRGFRHFMTVPAPERRVRIQVGGRTTTVTSDRAGYVDVELATDEPLTDGWHTALVTCLDGPDLGEAEAPLRVLDESTRFGVVSDIDDTTMVTAVPRPLLAAWNTFVRHSSARRAVPGMPELYRSIQRAHPDAAFFYLSTGAWNTAGTLRAFLSRHAYPPGPLLLTDWGPTLTGWFRSGQAHKRASLDLLMSWFPHVRWVLIGDDGQHDVEIYQDYARRRPEQVRVVAIRQLTGGQQVLAGNAPHVGNGSHGGNGSHGGSGSGAGNGAPAGAGPDAGTATAGAGGSPVPTVAGPDGDELGRRLATVPGVLDDGDPA; this comes from the coding sequence GTGGAGGATCACCTCTACGCCGCGGCGGGGTGGGCGCTCGCCCGCGCCGGCTGGCGGCCCCGGCTGGAGGCGTACGCCGGGTACGGCACGCCGGACCGCGTCCGGGTGCTCGCCCGCGTGGTGCTCTCCCCGCAGCGCCCCGGCGCGCCGAACCGGGACGCGCTCCGCGCCGGCCGGCGCGGGTTCCGGCACTTCATGACCGTGCCCGCGCCCGAGAGGCGCGTGCGGATCCAGGTGGGCGGCCGCACGACGACGGTCACGAGCGACCGCGCCGGGTACGTCGACGTCGAGCTCGCCACCGACGAACCGCTGACCGACGGCTGGCACACCGCCCTCGTGACCTGCCTCGACGGGCCCGACCTCGGTGAGGCCGAGGCGCCGCTCCGGGTGCTCGACGAGTCCACGCGGTTCGGCGTGGTGAGCGACATCGACGACACGACGATGGTGACCGCCGTGCCCCGGCCGCTGCTCGCGGCGTGGAACACGTTCGTGCGGCACTCCAGCGCGCGGCGGGCCGTGCCGGGCATGCCCGAGCTGTACCGGAGCATCCAGCGCGCGCACCCCGACGCCGCCTTCTTCTACCTCTCGACCGGCGCCTGGAACACGGCGGGCACCCTGCGCGCGTTCCTCTCGCGCCACGCCTACCCGCCGGGCCCGCTGCTCCTGACCGACTGGGGCCCCACTCTCACCGGGTGGTTCCGCAGCGGCCAGGCCCACAAGAGGGCCAGCCTCGACCTGCTCATGTCGTGGTTCCCGCACGTCCGCTGGGTGCTGATCGGCGACGACGGCCAGCACGACGTCGAGATCTACCAGGACTACGCGCGCCGCCGTCCGGAGCAGGTGCGGGTCGTGGCGATCCGGCAGCTCACCGGCGGGCAGCAGGTGCTCGCGGGGAACGCGCCGCACGTCGGGAACGGGTCCCACGGCGGGAACGGGTCCCACGGCGGGAGCGGCTCGGGCGCCGGGAACGGCGCGCCCGCCGGGGCCGGCCCGGACGCCGGGACGGCGACGGCCGGGGCCGGCGGCTCGCCGGTGCCGACCGTCGCGGGTCCCGACGGCGACGAGCTGGGCCGCCGTCTCGCCACCGTGCCGGGCGTGCTCGACGACGGGGACCCCGCCTAG
- a CDS encoding SDR family NAD(P)-dependent oxidoreductase → MGQLEGKTSVVTGGSTGIGLATAVRLADEGSYVFVMGRRAAELEAAVKTIGEDRATGVVGDVGKPEDLDRLYAAVRAHGQGLDVLVANAAVSAFVTLEQTTEEHFDHTFGVNTRGVLFTVQKALPLLSDGASVILTGSTAADRGMEAFGAYAASKAALRSFARTWSNELKGRGIRVNVLSPGWIDTPGGTAVNGGEEAMPAIRDHAAATVPKGRMGESEEAAAAIAFLASEQSSYVVGANLYVDGGANQV, encoded by the coding sequence ATGGGACAGCTCGAGGGCAAGACGTCGGTGGTCACCGGCGGCAGCACCGGGATCGGCCTCGCCACCGCCGTACGGCTGGCGGACGAGGGCTCGTACGTGTTCGTCATGGGACGACGCGCGGCCGAGCTGGAGGCAGCCGTGAAGACCATCGGGGAGGACCGGGCCACCGGGGTGGTCGGCGACGTCGGGAAGCCCGAGGACCTCGACCGCCTCTACGCGGCCGTGCGGGCGCACGGCCAGGGACTGGACGTGCTCGTGGCGAACGCCGCCGTCAGCGCGTTCGTGACGCTGGAGCAGACCACCGAGGAGCACTTCGACCACACCTTCGGGGTCAACACCCGAGGCGTGCTGTTCACCGTGCAGAAGGCGCTGCCGCTGCTGAGCGACGGGGCCTCGGTGATCCTGACCGGCTCCACGGCCGCCGACCGCGGCATGGAGGCGTTCGGCGCGTACGCGGCGTCGAAGGCGGCCCTCCGGTCGTTCGCCCGGACCTGGTCCAACGAGCTCAAGGGCCGCGGCATCCGGGTCAACGTGCTCTCGCCGGGCTGGATCGACACCCCCGGCGGCACCGCCGTCAACGGTGGCGAGGAGGCGATGCCGGCGATCCGGGACCACGCCGCCGCGACCGTGCCCAAGGGGCGCATGGGCGAGTCCGAGGAGGCCGCCGCGGCCATCGCCTTCCTGGCCTCGGAGCAGAGCAGCTACGTCGTGGGCGCGAACCTCTACGTCGACGGCGGCGCGAACCAGGTCTGA
- a CDS encoding AraC family transcriptional regulator — MLGFQDPVADAIGLLRPRTVVGPSLRAVGEWALRFEPFLHVRIGGVVHGSCWLILEGQEPVLLRAGDTFMLGNPPPYVLAGTPDARPRPAEQAWATAEDGLVRIGPESEDDVYICVGHIGFDDDNAALLTDLLPPLVIVRAGDPHGGRLAQLIDHLATEVGVAAAGGPLVQNHLAQILLVHMLRAHAGQTDRPTGWLGALNDDGIGAALRAVHADVAHSWTLNELAGISHMSRSAFAQAFKSHVGVPPLEYLIQWRMSLARDALVRDTLSISELTQATGYQSESAFSTAFRRVVGSSPAKFRDEARRDYAVSSTV; from the coding sequence ATGCTCGGTTTTCAGGACCCGGTCGCGGACGCGATCGGCCTGCTCCGGCCCCGCACGGTGGTCGGGCCCAGCCTCCGGGCCGTGGGGGAGTGGGCGCTGCGCTTCGAGCCGTTCCTGCACGTGCGGATCGGCGGCGTCGTGCACGGGTCGTGCTGGCTGATCCTGGAGGGGCAGGAGCCGGTGCTCCTGCGGGCGGGCGACACCTTCATGCTCGGCAACCCGCCGCCCTACGTGCTGGCCGGCACGCCCGACGCGCGCCCGCGCCCCGCGGAGCAGGCCTGGGCGACCGCCGAGGACGGGCTCGTGCGGATCGGCCCGGAGTCCGAGGACGACGTCTACATCTGCGTCGGGCACATCGGGTTCGACGACGACAACGCCGCCCTCCTCACCGACCTGCTGCCGCCGCTCGTGATCGTCCGCGCGGGCGATCCCCACGGCGGGCGGCTCGCGCAGCTCATCGACCACCTGGCCACCGAGGTCGGGGTCGCCGCGGCCGGCGGCCCGCTGGTGCAGAACCACCTCGCCCAGATCCTGCTGGTGCACATGCTGCGTGCCCACGCCGGCCAGACCGACCGGCCCACGGGCTGGCTCGGCGCCCTGAACGACGACGGCATCGGCGCCGCCCTGCGCGCCGTGCACGCGGACGTGGCGCACTCGTGGACGCTCAACGAGCTCGCCGGCATCAGCCACATGTCACGGTCCGCGTTCGCCCAGGCCTTCAAGAGCCACGTCGGGGTGCCGCCGCTGGAGTACCTCATCCAGTGGCGCATGAGCCTCGCGCGTGACGCCCTGGTGCGGGACACGCTGTCGATCTCCGAGCTCACGCAGGCCACCGGCTACCAGTCCGAGAGCGCGTTCAGCACCGCGTTCCGCCGCGTGGTGGGCTCGTCGCCCGCGAAGTTCCGGGACGAGGCGCGGAGGGACTACGCGGTTTCTTCCACCGTCTGA